In Silene latifolia isolate original U9 population chromosome X, ASM4854445v1, whole genome shotgun sequence, the following proteins share a genomic window:
- the LOC141622742 gene encoding putative phospholipid-transporting ATPase 4 isoform X2, with protein sequence MAGGRIRAKIRRSNLHTFACFRPKVREDEEPSALPAGPGYSRVVHCNQSNLHRKKPLRYKSNNISTTKYNILTFLPKGLFEQFRRAANIYFLLATCLSTTSVSPFSPVSMIAPLTIVVGLTMAKEAVEDWRRFIQDMKVNNRKVSVHKGDGVFGDRTWQRLCVGDVVKVKKDEFFPADLLLLSSSYEDGICYVETMNLDGETNLKVKRSLEVTLPLDDDATFKGFKAMIRCEDPNFNLYTFVGNLEFEREIFPIDPSQILLRDSKLRNTAYVYGVVIFTGHDTKVMQNATESPSKRTKIEKKMDHIIYFLFSVLVLISLASSLGFSVRTKYEMPTWWYLQAPDSAHLYDPNRPELSGLFHLVTALILYGYLIPISLYVSIEFVKFLQAIFIDQDIHMYDEESGTPAQARTSNLNEELGQVDTILSDKTGTLTCNQMDFLKCSIAGIAYGTRSSEVELAAARQMAKDLDDQEAEINAGGASRTSEIELETVITSRDKPGIKGFGFEDNRLMGGNWLHEPNRETMLLFFRILAVCHTAIPELNEQTGTYTYEAESPDENAFLAAAREFGFEFCKRTQSTVVVRERYPNPSQPVEREYKILNLLDFTSKRKRMSVIVRDEDGQILLFCKGADSIIFERLAKNGKTYLEATTKHLNDYGDNGLRTLALAYKPLEESEYSVWNNEFQKAKSAIGADRDANLERVADLMEKDLILVGATAVEDKLQKGVPECIDKLAQAGLKLWVLTGDKMETAINIGFSCSLLRQGMKQICIAAMNVEESSNDSEEAIKENILLQITNASQMIKLEKDPHAAFALIIDGRSLAYALEDDMKHQFLNLAVLCASVICCRVSPKQKALVVRLVKEGTGKTTLAIGDGANDVGMIQEADIGVGISGAEGMQAVMASDFAVAQFRFLERLLLVHGHWCYKRIAQMICYFFYKNIAFGLTLFYFEIFAGFSGQTIYDDWYSLSFNVILTSLPVISLGVFEQDVSSDVCLEFPALYQQGPRNLFFDWPRILGWIGNGLYTSLIVFGLNIIIFHHQAFRVGGQTADMSAVGTIMFTTVIWAVNCQIALTMSHFTWIQHVLVWGSIAMWYIFLLIYGAMPSTISGNAHKLLVEALAPSPIFWATTLLVTVACNLPYFAHIAFQRAFNPMDHHVIQEMKYYNKHVDDQHMWVREQSKARQKTKIGFTARVEAKIRQLKIKLQKKHSGASSTFQSP encoded by the exons ATGGCTGGGGGTAGGATAAGGGCAAAGATTCGTAGGAGTAATCTTCATACATTTGCCTGCTTCCGACCCAAAGTCCGTGAAGATGAGGAACCGAGTGCATTGCCTGCTGGCCCTGGCTATTCACGAGTAGTACATTGTAACCAATCGAATCTCCATCGTAAAAAGCCTCTTAGATATAAGTCTAATAATATTTCGACCACGAAATACAACATCCTTACATTTCTTCCTAAAGGTCTCTTTGAGCAATTTCGACGTGCGGCCAACATTTATTTTCTCTTGGCAACATGTTTATCCACCACCTCAGTATCGCCATTTAGTCCTGTTAGTATGATTGCTCCTTTGACCATTGTGGTTGGGCTTACAATGGCTAAGGAAGCTGTGGAAGATTGGCGTAGGTTTATTCAGGATATGAAGGTTAATAATCGGAAAGTTAGTGTTCACAAAGGAGACGGTGTGTTCGGAGATAGGACTTGGCAGAGGCTTTGTGTTGGAGATGTGGTAAAAGTAAAAAAGGATGAGTTTTTCCCTGCAGATTTGTTGTTGCTGTCATCAAGCTACGAGGATGGTATTTGTTATGTGGAGACTATGAACTTGGATGGCGAGACAAATTTAAAAGTAAAGCGATCTCTGGAAGTAACCCTGCCGTTGGATGATGATGCCACATTTAAGGGTTTCAAGGCCATGATCAGATGTGAGGACCCTAATTTCAACCTTTATACTTTTGTTGGCAATTTGGAGTTTGAACGCGAGATTTTTCCAATTGATCCAAGTCAGATCCTCTTAAGAGACTCAAAGCTCCGGAATACCGCTTACGTTTATGGAGTGGTCATTTTTACTGGACATGACACTAAAGTGATGCAAAATGCAACCGAGTCCCCTTCAAAAAGAACTAAGATAGAAAAGAAGATGGACCATATCATATACTTTCTCTTCTCCGTGCTTGTGTTGATCTCCTTAGCCAGCTCACTTGGTTTCTCTGTGAGGACAAAGTATGAAATGCCAACCTGGTGGTACTTACAAGCTCCAGACTCAGCGCACCTGTACGATCCCAATAGGCCGGAATTGTCGGGTCTTTTCCATCTTGTGACTGCCCTCATATTGTATGGGTATTTGATTCCAATCTCACTTTATGTGTCCATTGAGTTTGTGAAGTTTTTGCAAGCCATTTTTATTGATCAGGACATTCATATGTATGATGAAGAGTCTGGCACTCCGGCACAGGCGAGAACATCGAATTTGAACGAGGAGTTGGGCCAAGTTGACACAATTCTTTCTGATAAAACTGGAACTCTGACttgcaatcaaatggactttctgAAGTGTTCTATTGCTGGTATTGCTTATGGCACCCGTTCTAGTGAAGTGGAACTTGCTGCTGCTAGACAAATGGCTAAGGACCTTGATGACCAGGAAGCAGAAATTAATGCTGGCGGTGCCTCTAGGACGTCAGAAATAGAACTAGAAACTGTGATAACTTCCCGAGATAAGCCTGGGATAAAAGGGTTTGGCTTTGAGGATAACCGGCTCATGGGTGGCAATTGGCTACATGAGCCTAACAGGGAGACCATGTTACTGTTTTTCCGCATTCTTGCAGTTTGTCACACTGCAATTCCTGAACTGAATGAACAGACTGGTACCTATACCTATGAGGCAGAGTCTCCAGATGAAAATGCTTTTCTGGCCGCTGCCAGAGAATTCGGTTTTGAATTTTGTAAAAGAACTCAATCAACTGTTGTTGTCCGGGAAAGGTATCCCAACCCTAGCCAGCCTGTTGAAAG GGAGTACAAAATTCTTAATCTACTGGATTTTACGAGCAAGAGGAAGCGAATGTCTGTGATTGTGCGTGATGAAGATGGCCAAATACTTCTTTTCTGTAAAGGAGCAGACAG CATAATTTTTGAACGTCTGGCAAAGAATGGAAAAACATATTTAGAAGCCACTACGAAACATCTGAATGATTATGGGGACAATGGGTTGCGTACATTAGCCCTTGCTTATAAACCACTCGAGGAGTCGGAATATTCTGTTTGGAACAACGAATTTCAGAAAGCAAAGAGTGCCATTGGGGCTGATAGAGATGCAAATTTAGAACGGGTGGCAGATCTTATGGAGAAAGATCTAATTCTTGTTGGTGCTACTGCTGTTGAAGACAAACTACAGAAAGGGGTGCCTGAATGCATTGATAAACTAGCTCAAGCTGGTCTCAAACTCTGGGTTCTCACTGGTGATAAAATGGAAACTGCTATAAACATTGG CTTCTCTTGCAGTCTTCTCCGACAAGGCATGAAGCAGATATGCATAGCAGCTATGAATGTTGAAGAGTCTTCTAATGATTCCGAAGAG GCTATCAAAGAGAATATCTTATTACAAATCACCAACGCCTCTCAAATGATCAAGCTTGAAAAGGATCCTCACGCTGCATTTGCCCTGATTATCGACGGTAGAAGTTTGGCTTATGCATTGGAAGACGACATGAAACACCAATTTTTGAACCTGGCAGTTCTGTGTGCTTCTGTTATTTGCTGTCGTGTTTCTCCCAAGCAAAAGGCACTG GTTGTAAGGTTGGTTAAAGAAGGGACTGGGAAAACCACTCTGGCCATCGGAGACGGTGCAAATGATGTCGGAATGATTCAAGAAGCAGATATTGGCGTTGGCATTAGTGGAGCTGAAGGGATGCAG GCGGTGATGGCTAGTGACTTTGCTGTTGCTCAGTTTCGGTTTTTGGAAAGACTTCTGCTCGTCCATGGACATTGGTGTTATAAGAGAATAGCTCAAATG ATTTGCTATTTTTTCTACAAGAACATAGCTTTTGGTCTTACACTCTTTTACTTCGAGATTTTTGCTGGATTTTCCGGTCAAACAATATATGATGATTGGTACTCGCTCTCTTTCAATGTGATTCTCACATCATTGCCAGTCATTTCGCTTGGAGTCTTTGAGCAGGATGTTTCTTCTGATGTCTGCTTGGAG TTCCCAGCTCTATATCAGCAAGGACCGCGAAACCTTTTCTTTGACTGGCCTCGAATTCTTGGTTGGATAGGAAACGGTCTCTACACGTCCCTCATAGTATTCGGCCTCAACATCATCATCTTCCATCACCAAGCATTCCGAGTTGGAGGACAGACTGCTGACATGTCAGCAGTGGGGACCATCATGTTCACGACCGTCATATGGGCCGTCAATTGTCAGATAGCCTTGACAATGAGTCATTTCACTTGGATCCAACACGTGCTTGTGTGGGGCAGCATTGCAATGTGGTACATTTTTCTGTTGATTTACGGGGCAATGCCGTCTACAATTTCAGGGAATGCTCATAAACTCCTTGTAGAAGCGCTTGCCCCTTCCCCCATCTTTTGGGCAACAACCCTATTAGTAACAGTAGCTTGTAATCTTCCGTATTTTGCCCACATTGCATTCCAGCGGGCTTTCAA
- the LOC141622742 gene encoding putative phospholipid-transporting ATPase 4 isoform X1 has product MAGGRIRAKIRRSNLHTFACFRPKVREDEEPSALPAGPGYSRVVHCNQSNLHRKKPLRYKSNNISTTKYNILTFLPKGLFEQFRRAANIYFLLATCLSTTSVSPFSPVSMIAPLTIVVGLTMAKEAVEDWRRFIQDMKVNNRKVSVHKGDGVFGDRTWQRLCVGDVVKVKKDEFFPADLLLLSSSYEDGICYVETMNLDGETNLKVKRSLEVTLPLDDDATFKGFKAMIRCEDPNFNLYTFVGNLEFEREIFPIDPSQILLRDSKLRNTAYVYGVVIFTGHDTKVMQNATESPSKRTKIEKKMDHIIYFLFSVLVLISLASSLGFSVRTKYEMPTWWYLQAPDSAHLYDPNRPELSGLFHLVTALILYGYLIPISLYVSIEFVKFLQAIFIDQDIHMYDEESGTPAQARTSNLNEELGQVDTILSDKTGTLTCNQMDFLKCSIAGIAYGTRSSEVELAAARQMAKDLDDQEAEINAGGASRTSEIELETVITSRDKPGIKGFGFEDNRLMGGNWLHEPNRETMLLFFRILAVCHTAIPELNEQTGTYTYEAESPDENAFLAAAREFGFEFCKRTQSTVVVRERYPNPSQPVEREYKILNLLDFTSKRKRMSVIVRDEDGQILLFCKGADSIIFERLAKNGKTYLEATTKHLNDYGDNGLRTLALAYKPLEESEYSVWNNEFQKAKSAIGADRDANLERVADLMEKDLILVGATAVEDKLQKGVPECIDKLAQAGLKLWVLTGDKMETAINIGFSCSLLRQGMKQICIAAMNVEESSNDSEEKVLVLTTEQAIKENILLQITNASQMIKLEKDPHAAFALIIDGRSLAYALEDDMKHQFLNLAVLCASVICCRVSPKQKALVVRLVKEGTGKTTLAIGDGANDVGMIQEADIGVGISGAEGMQAVMASDFAVAQFRFLERLLLVHGHWCYKRIAQMICYFFYKNIAFGLTLFYFEIFAGFSGQTIYDDWYSLSFNVILTSLPVISLGVFEQDVSSDVCLEFPALYQQGPRNLFFDWPRILGWIGNGLYTSLIVFGLNIIIFHHQAFRVGGQTADMSAVGTIMFTTVIWAVNCQIALTMSHFTWIQHVLVWGSIAMWYIFLLIYGAMPSTISGNAHKLLVEALAPSPIFWATTLLVTVACNLPYFAHIAFQRAFNPMDHHVIQEMKYYNKHVDDQHMWVREQSKARQKTKIGFTARVEAKIRQLKIKLQKKHSGASSTFQSP; this is encoded by the exons ATGGCTGGGGGTAGGATAAGGGCAAAGATTCGTAGGAGTAATCTTCATACATTTGCCTGCTTCCGACCCAAAGTCCGTGAAGATGAGGAACCGAGTGCATTGCCTGCTGGCCCTGGCTATTCACGAGTAGTACATTGTAACCAATCGAATCTCCATCGTAAAAAGCCTCTTAGATATAAGTCTAATAATATTTCGACCACGAAATACAACATCCTTACATTTCTTCCTAAAGGTCTCTTTGAGCAATTTCGACGTGCGGCCAACATTTATTTTCTCTTGGCAACATGTTTATCCACCACCTCAGTATCGCCATTTAGTCCTGTTAGTATGATTGCTCCTTTGACCATTGTGGTTGGGCTTACAATGGCTAAGGAAGCTGTGGAAGATTGGCGTAGGTTTATTCAGGATATGAAGGTTAATAATCGGAAAGTTAGTGTTCACAAAGGAGACGGTGTGTTCGGAGATAGGACTTGGCAGAGGCTTTGTGTTGGAGATGTGGTAAAAGTAAAAAAGGATGAGTTTTTCCCTGCAGATTTGTTGTTGCTGTCATCAAGCTACGAGGATGGTATTTGTTATGTGGAGACTATGAACTTGGATGGCGAGACAAATTTAAAAGTAAAGCGATCTCTGGAAGTAACCCTGCCGTTGGATGATGATGCCACATTTAAGGGTTTCAAGGCCATGATCAGATGTGAGGACCCTAATTTCAACCTTTATACTTTTGTTGGCAATTTGGAGTTTGAACGCGAGATTTTTCCAATTGATCCAAGTCAGATCCTCTTAAGAGACTCAAAGCTCCGGAATACCGCTTACGTTTATGGAGTGGTCATTTTTACTGGACATGACACTAAAGTGATGCAAAATGCAACCGAGTCCCCTTCAAAAAGAACTAAGATAGAAAAGAAGATGGACCATATCATATACTTTCTCTTCTCCGTGCTTGTGTTGATCTCCTTAGCCAGCTCACTTGGTTTCTCTGTGAGGACAAAGTATGAAATGCCAACCTGGTGGTACTTACAAGCTCCAGACTCAGCGCACCTGTACGATCCCAATAGGCCGGAATTGTCGGGTCTTTTCCATCTTGTGACTGCCCTCATATTGTATGGGTATTTGATTCCAATCTCACTTTATGTGTCCATTGAGTTTGTGAAGTTTTTGCAAGCCATTTTTATTGATCAGGACATTCATATGTATGATGAAGAGTCTGGCACTCCGGCACAGGCGAGAACATCGAATTTGAACGAGGAGTTGGGCCAAGTTGACACAATTCTTTCTGATAAAACTGGAACTCTGACttgcaatcaaatggactttctgAAGTGTTCTATTGCTGGTATTGCTTATGGCACCCGTTCTAGTGAAGTGGAACTTGCTGCTGCTAGACAAATGGCTAAGGACCTTGATGACCAGGAAGCAGAAATTAATGCTGGCGGTGCCTCTAGGACGTCAGAAATAGAACTAGAAACTGTGATAACTTCCCGAGATAAGCCTGGGATAAAAGGGTTTGGCTTTGAGGATAACCGGCTCATGGGTGGCAATTGGCTACATGAGCCTAACAGGGAGACCATGTTACTGTTTTTCCGCATTCTTGCAGTTTGTCACACTGCAATTCCTGAACTGAATGAACAGACTGGTACCTATACCTATGAGGCAGAGTCTCCAGATGAAAATGCTTTTCTGGCCGCTGCCAGAGAATTCGGTTTTGAATTTTGTAAAAGAACTCAATCAACTGTTGTTGTCCGGGAAAGGTATCCCAACCCTAGCCAGCCTGTTGAAAG GGAGTACAAAATTCTTAATCTACTGGATTTTACGAGCAAGAGGAAGCGAATGTCTGTGATTGTGCGTGATGAAGATGGCCAAATACTTCTTTTCTGTAAAGGAGCAGACAG CATAATTTTTGAACGTCTGGCAAAGAATGGAAAAACATATTTAGAAGCCACTACGAAACATCTGAATGATTATGGGGACAATGGGTTGCGTACATTAGCCCTTGCTTATAAACCACTCGAGGAGTCGGAATATTCTGTTTGGAACAACGAATTTCAGAAAGCAAAGAGTGCCATTGGGGCTGATAGAGATGCAAATTTAGAACGGGTGGCAGATCTTATGGAGAAAGATCTAATTCTTGTTGGTGCTACTGCTGTTGAAGACAAACTACAGAAAGGGGTGCCTGAATGCATTGATAAACTAGCTCAAGCTGGTCTCAAACTCTGGGTTCTCACTGGTGATAAAATGGAAACTGCTATAAACATTGG CTTCTCTTGCAGTCTTCTCCGACAAGGCATGAAGCAGATATGCATAGCAGCTATGAATGTTGAAGAGTCTTCTAATGATTCCGAAGAG AAAGTTTTGGTGTTGACAACTGAGCAGGCTATCAAAGAGAATATCTTATTACAAATCACCAACGCCTCTCAAATGATCAAGCTTGAAAAGGATCCTCACGCTGCATTTGCCCTGATTATCGACGGTAGAAGTTTGGCTTATGCATTGGAAGACGACATGAAACACCAATTTTTGAACCTGGCAGTTCTGTGTGCTTCTGTTATTTGCTGTCGTGTTTCTCCCAAGCAAAAGGCACTG GTTGTAAGGTTGGTTAAAGAAGGGACTGGGAAAACCACTCTGGCCATCGGAGACGGTGCAAATGATGTCGGAATGATTCAAGAAGCAGATATTGGCGTTGGCATTAGTGGAGCTGAAGGGATGCAG GCGGTGATGGCTAGTGACTTTGCTGTTGCTCAGTTTCGGTTTTTGGAAAGACTTCTGCTCGTCCATGGACATTGGTGTTATAAGAGAATAGCTCAAATG ATTTGCTATTTTTTCTACAAGAACATAGCTTTTGGTCTTACACTCTTTTACTTCGAGATTTTTGCTGGATTTTCCGGTCAAACAATATATGATGATTGGTACTCGCTCTCTTTCAATGTGATTCTCACATCATTGCCAGTCATTTCGCTTGGAGTCTTTGAGCAGGATGTTTCTTCTGATGTCTGCTTGGAG TTCCCAGCTCTATATCAGCAAGGACCGCGAAACCTTTTCTTTGACTGGCCTCGAATTCTTGGTTGGATAGGAAACGGTCTCTACACGTCCCTCATAGTATTCGGCCTCAACATCATCATCTTCCATCACCAAGCATTCCGAGTTGGAGGACAGACTGCTGACATGTCAGCAGTGGGGACCATCATGTTCACGACCGTCATATGGGCCGTCAATTGTCAGATAGCCTTGACAATGAGTCATTTCACTTGGATCCAACACGTGCTTGTGTGGGGCAGCATTGCAATGTGGTACATTTTTCTGTTGATTTACGGGGCAATGCCGTCTACAATTTCAGGGAATGCTCATAAACTCCTTGTAGAAGCGCTTGCCCCTTCCCCCATCTTTTGGGCAACAACCCTATTAGTAACAGTAGCTTGTAATCTTCCGTATTTTGCCCACATTGCATTCCAGCGGGCTTTCAA